The following proteins come from a genomic window of Novosphingobium sp. P6W:
- a CDS encoding NAD(P)/FAD-dependent oxidoreductase: protein MTAVGRCQVAIAGAGPVGTVMATLLAQAGIDVVVIETGHDCAQDLRASTFHPPTLEMLDQIGITPMLLEKGLKAPVFHWRDRQSGEVIDFDLAEISDVSRYPFRIQCEQYHLSRALASGLEKQGNAQVRFGSRLLALEEDAEGVNLAIETMTGIERLRCEYLIGADGANSVVRKWLGIEFDGFTYAERFLCLSTEFDIAAHLPNLAWVNYVSDPDEWLVLLRVPSLWRVLVPTDGTLSDDELRSDAMKDAIFGRLVGDGSMVQTRHRTLYRVHQRVAKSFREGRVLLAGDAAHLNNPLGGFGMNSGVHDAFNLFEKLLPVLKGQVSAAVADENLALYDRQRREVTHSFTQTQTKENMAMIRGGQDDAHKRRREAMMAIKQDDTARRAYMMRQAMYESLALASQIR from the coding sequence ATGACAGCGGTTGGAAGGTGCCAGGTGGCGATTGCGGGAGCCGGGCCGGTCGGAACGGTTATGGCGACGCTGTTGGCGCAGGCGGGTATCGACGTGGTTGTCATCGAGACGGGCCATGATTGCGCGCAGGATCTGCGCGCCTCGACCTTCCATCCGCCGACGCTGGAAATGCTCGACCAGATCGGGATCACCCCGATGCTGCTGGAAAAGGGCCTGAAGGCGCCCGTCTTCCACTGGCGCGACCGGCAATCGGGCGAAGTGATCGACTTCGACCTTGCCGAGATCAGCGATGTCAGCCGCTACCCCTTCCGCATCCAGTGCGAGCAGTACCACCTCTCGCGCGCATTGGCTTCAGGCCTCGAAAAGCAGGGCAATGCGCAAGTACGCTTCGGCAGCCGTCTGCTGGCTCTCGAGGAAGACGCCGAGGGCGTGAACCTCGCGATCGAGACGATGACCGGCATCGAGCGCCTGCGCTGCGAATACCTGATTGGCGCGGACGGTGCGAACTCGGTGGTGCGCAAGTGGCTCGGCATTGAATTCGACGGTTTCACTTATGCCGAGCGGTTCCTTTGCCTCTCGACCGAGTTCGACATCGCCGCCCATCTGCCGAACTTGGCCTGGGTCAACTATGTCTCCGATCCCGACGAGTGGCTGGTGCTGCTGCGCGTGCCTTCGCTGTGGCGCGTGCTGGTGCCGACCGACGGAACGCTCAGCGATGACGAACTGCGTTCGGACGCGATGAAGGATGCGATCTTCGGCCGCCTCGTCGGGGACGGCTCGATGGTGCAGACCAGGCACCGCACGCTCTACCGCGTTCACCAGCGCGTTGCGAAGTCGTTCCGCGAGGGCCGGGTGCTGCTGGCGGGCGATGCCGCGCACCTCAACAACCCGCTGGGCGGGTTCGGCATGAATTCGGGCGTGCACGATGCCTTCAACTTGTTCGAAAAGCTGTTGCCGGTGCTGAAGGGACAGGTTTCGGCCGCCGTCGCCGACGAGAACCTCGCGCTTTACGACCGCCAGCGCCGCGAGGTGACACATAGCTTCACCCAGACGCAGACCAAGGAAAACATGGCCATGATCCGCGGCGGTCAGGACGATGCGCATAAGCGCCGCCGCGAAGCTATGATGGCCATCAAGCAGGACGATACCGCCCGCCGCGCCTACATGATGCGGCAGGCCATGTACGAGAGCCTGGCGCTGGCCTCGCAGATCCGCTGA
- a CDS encoding arylmalonate decarboxylase — translation MGDVLGWRKLLGVIAPSTNTVVQPDMERMRPEGVTNHFSRIYVEDPLALSNEDFIAGTTAIAENTLDAVRSVMTCKPDYLVLGMSAITFYGGVEGSRKWKKQVEDLSGTGASTGAESVAAALHAYGAKTVSFVSPYYPVANAEVRNFLEQSGFTVKRDIALECKRWTDIAKVGPDRLREVIAELDGDDVDAIVQVGTNLSMVGLAAEYEAKLAKPVIAINTATYWHALRAVGIEDKIQGMGRLLAEF, via the coding sequence ATGGGAGACGTTCTTGGTTGGCGCAAGCTGCTGGGTGTCATCGCCCCCTCGACCAACACGGTGGTGCAGCCCGACATGGAAAGGATGCGCCCCGAAGGCGTGACCAACCATTTCTCGCGCATCTACGTCGAGGACCCGCTGGCGCTCTCGAACGAGGATTTCATCGCCGGGACCACGGCCATTGCCGAAAACACGCTCGATGCAGTGCGTTCGGTGATGACTTGCAAGCCGGACTACCTCGTGCTGGGCATGTCGGCGATCACGTTCTACGGCGGCGTCGAGGGTAGCCGAAAATGGAAGAAGCAGGTCGAGGACTTGTCCGGGACAGGCGCTTCCACGGGCGCTGAATCGGTGGCGGCCGCGCTTCACGCCTACGGCGCGAAGACGGTGAGCTTCGTTTCGCCCTACTACCCCGTCGCCAATGCGGAAGTGCGCAATTTCCTTGAGCAATCGGGCTTCACCGTGAAGCGCGACATCGCGCTGGAATGCAAGCGCTGGACCGACATTGCCAAAGTCGGTCCGGACCGTCTGCGCGAGGTGATTGCGGAACTGGACGGGGACGATGTCGACGCCATCGTACAGGTGGGCACGAACCTTTCGATGGTCGGTCTGGCCGCCGAATACGAGGCGAAGCTGGCCAAGCCGGTGATCGCCATCAACACCGCGACGTATTGGCACGCCCTGCGCGCAGTGGGCATCGAGGACAAGATTCAAGGCATGGGCCGGCTGCTGGCCGAGTTCTGA
- a CDS encoding CaiB/BaiF CoA-transferase family protein yields the protein MSEAPATPQPLAGIRVVEFTHMVMGPAVGHILAGLGAEVVRIEPIGGDQTRRLLGSGSGYFPMYNRGKQSICLDLKSPEGLAVARDLAEGADVLIENFRPGALDRLGLSYEQLAEVNPRLIYCSEKGFLPGPYEQRTALDEVAQMMGGLAYMTGPPGRPLRAGSSVIDVTGGMFGVIGILAALEERHRTGRGQKVVASLFETTIYLVGQHMAQFAVTGKAAAPMPARISAWAIYDVFETRDEPVFIGVVSDVLWQKFCALFALDDLWADESLRTNNQRVMARDRILPHVRALVASMTRDEIVAKLEGTGLPFAPIARPEDMFDDPQLADGGLEPVTLDTGGETRLPTIPLQMGGLRPGAPVTLPSPGADSRTVLAALGYDEERIERLVAQGAVGSQ from the coding sequence TTGAGCGAAGCCCCCGCAACTCCGCAGCCCCTTGCCGGCATTCGCGTCGTCGAATTCACCCACATGGTCATGGGCCCGGCAGTGGGGCATATCCTGGCCGGACTGGGCGCCGAAGTCGTCCGCATCGAGCCCATCGGCGGCGACCAGACCCGCCGCCTGCTCGGCTCGGGCTCGGGATATTTCCCGATGTACAACCGGGGCAAGCAGTCGATCTGCCTCGACCTCAAATCGCCAGAGGGCCTCGCCGTCGCCCGCGACCTTGCCGAAGGCGCCGACGTCCTGATCGAAAACTTCCGTCCCGGTGCGCTCGACCGGCTGGGCCTCTCATACGAACAGCTCGCCGAGGTCAATCCGCGCCTCATCTACTGCTCGGAAAAAGGCTTTCTCCCCGGCCCTTACGAACAGCGTACCGCGCTTGACGAAGTGGCGCAGATGATGGGCGGCCTTGCCTATATGACCGGGCCGCCGGGACGGCCCCTGCGCGCAGGCTCCAGCGTGATCGACGTGACTGGCGGCATGTTCGGCGTGATCGGCATCCTTGCCGCGCTGGAGGAACGCCACCGCACCGGACGCGGCCAGAAGGTCGTTGCCAGCCTGTTTGAAACCACGATCTACCTCGTCGGCCAGCACATGGCGCAGTTCGCCGTCACCGGAAAGGCCGCCGCACCAATGCCCGCACGCATCTCGGCATGGGCGATCTACGACGTGTTCGAAACCCGTGACGAGCCAGTCTTCATCGGCGTTGTCAGCGATGTGTTGTGGCAAAAATTCTGTGCGCTGTTCGCGCTGGATGACCTGTGGGCCGACGAATCCCTGCGCACCAACAACCAGCGAGTGATGGCCCGCGATCGCATCCTGCCGCACGTCCGCGCACTGGTCGCCTCGATGACCCGGGACGAGATCGTGGCAAAGCTGGAAGGCACCGGCCTGCCCTTCGCCCCCATCGCCCGGCCCGAGGACATGTTCGATGATCCGCAGCTCGCCGATGGAGGCCTTGAGCCGGTCACCCTGGATACCGGCGGCGAGACGCGCCTGCCGACGATCCCGCTGCAAATGGGCGGCCTGCGCCCCGGCGCTCCGGTCACCTTGCCCTCCCCCGGAGCCGATAGCCGCACGGTACTTGCGGCGCTGGGCTACGACGAGGAACGGATCGAGCGGCTTGTCGCACAAGGGGCGGTCGGGTCTCAGTGA
- a CDS encoding hydroxymethylglutaryl-CoA lyase, translating into MTQILVSEVGPRDGLQSIKAVMPLEAKKAWIAAEAAAGVREIEVGSFVPPSLLPQMADTAELVRFARGIEGLNVVALVPNAKGAQRAVDAGVHAMSIPLSMSETHSIRNVRKDHPAMLAEIAEAAQIARAAGVHFAVGLATAFGCTIEGAVAEDAVVRLAVAAADAGAQEFSLSDTTGYADPAQVRRLVRKVRAAVGADMLTTLHLHNTRGLGLANALAGLEEGITTLDASLGGLGGCPAAPGASGNLVTEDLVLMLNAMGLDTGIDLERLLKVRQILVDALPGEPLYGFTPDAGPMLDYNERIAR; encoded by the coding sequence ATGACGCAGATACTGGTTTCCGAAGTCGGCCCGCGCGACGGGTTGCAGTCGATCAAGGCGGTCATGCCGCTGGAGGCAAAGAAGGCCTGGATCGCCGCCGAAGCCGCAGCCGGCGTGCGCGAGATCGAGGTGGGCAGCTTCGTGCCGCCCAGCCTCCTGCCGCAGATGGCCGATACCGCGGAACTCGTCCGCTTCGCGCGCGGTATCGAGGGGCTTAACGTCGTCGCCCTCGTGCCCAATGCCAAGGGCGCACAGCGCGCGGTCGACGCGGGGGTCCACGCCATGTCGATCCCGCTTTCGATGAGCGAAACGCACTCGATCCGCAATGTGCGCAAGGACCATCCGGCGATGCTGGCGGAAATCGCCGAGGCTGCGCAGATCGCCCGGGCGGCGGGCGTGCACTTCGCCGTCGGCCTTGCCACCGCATTCGGCTGCACCATCGAAGGCGCCGTGGCCGAAGACGCCGTGGTGCGCCTTGCCGTGGCCGCCGCCGACGCAGGCGCGCAGGAATTCAGCCTGTCCGACACCACCGGCTATGCCGACCCTGCGCAGGTCCGGCGGCTGGTGCGCAAGGTCAGGGCGGCAGTGGGCGCGGACATGCTGACCACCCTGCACCTTCACAACACGCGCGGCCTCGGCCTCGCCAATGCGCTGGCCGGCCTTGAGGAAGGCATCACCACCCTTGACGCATCGCTTGGCGGTCTTGGCGGTTGCCCTGCCGCACCGGGGGCCTCGGGCAATCTTGTCACCGAAGACCTCGTGCTCATGCTCAATGCCATGGGCCTCGATACCGGCATCGACCTCGAACGTCTGCTGAAAGTGCGCCAGATCCTGGTCGACGCGCTGCCGGGCGAACCGCTCTACGGCTTCACGCCCGATGCCGGACCGATGCTGGACTACAACGAAAGGATCGCCCGTTGA
- the leuD gene encoding 3-isopropylmalate dehydratase small subunit: protein MTPFTTLSSRAAPLLRDNVDTDAIIPSREMKSTGRTGLADGLFAPWRYLDAAARTPDPEFSLNRPEASGAQILLGGANFGCGSSREHAVWALAEYGMRCMIAPSFAPIFRANCIRNGLLPVTLPEADIAAMAWQSVTVDLPAQEVRCGGAVHRFEIEPEPREMLLEGLDAIDLTLKSLPAIEDWTSMDRKARPWVYLERTQ from the coding sequence ATGACCCCTTTCACCACGCTTTCCTCGCGCGCAGCGCCTCTCCTGCGCGACAACGTCGATACCGATGCCATCATCCCCAGCCGCGAGATGAAAAGCACCGGCCGCACCGGCCTCGCGGATGGATTGTTTGCCCCGTGGCGCTATCTCGATGCCGCCGCGCGCACCCCCGACCCGGAGTTTTCGCTAAACCGGCCGGAAGCGTCAGGCGCGCAAATCCTGCTGGGCGGCGCGAATTTCGGATGCGGGTCCAGCCGCGAACATGCGGTCTGGGCGCTGGCCGAATATGGCATGCGCTGCATGATCGCGCCCAGTTTCGCGCCGATCTTCCGCGCGAACTGCATCCGCAACGGCTTGCTGCCCGTGACGCTTCCCGAAGCAGACATCGCAGCCATGGCGTGGCAGTCGGTCACCGTGGACCTGCCCGCGCAGGAAGTTCGCTGCGGGGGCGCCGTTCACCGCTTCGAGATCGAGCCCGAGCCGCGCGAGATGCTGCTCGAAGGGCTCGATGCCATCGATCTCACGCTCAAGTCGCTGCCGGCCATCGAGGACTGGACCTCGATGGACCGCAAGGCGCGGCCCTGGGTCTATCTCGAAAGAACACAATGA
- a CDS encoding 3-isopropylmalate dehydratase large subunit, which produces MTVHKTRTLFEKIWDAHHVADTATGAALIAIDRVFLHERTGAAALKSMAAAKRPVCDPARVFAVMDHIVDTRPGRGDGTLMEGGSAFITETRAAAKAAGITLFDVNDRDQGITHVISPELGIVLPGLTLVAPDSHTCTQGALGALAWGIGSSEAEHAMATGVLRLDRPKTMRVTYRGKLAPGVTAKDMVLALIAVHGAGGGAGHVVEFAGEAVRALDIEARMTLCNMATEFAAMTGIIAPDARTFEYLADRRYAPESFDEPYWHTLRTDDGARFDREIEIDAAALAPMVSWGTSPEHAMPVDGTVPQGPPRAHEYIGLDAGAPLLGTPIDVAFIGSCTNARISDLRRAAAMLKGHHIAPSIRKALVVPGSSAVKRAAEAEGLDAIFTAAGFEWRASGCSLCFFAGGESFPEGSRTVSSTNRNFEGRQGPGIRTHIASPETVVASAIAGVIADPRKLMAGKLMP; this is translated from the coding sequence ATGACAGTTCACAAAACCAGAACACTCTTCGAAAAGATCTGGGATGCCCACCACGTCGCGGATACCGCCACGGGGGCTGCCCTCATCGCCATAGACCGCGTGTTCCTGCACGAACGCACCGGCGCCGCCGCGCTTAAATCCATGGCGGCGGCAAAACGTCCCGTATGCGATCCCGCCCGTGTCTTCGCGGTGATGGACCATATCGTCGACACCCGACCGGGACGCGGCGACGGCACCTTGATGGAAGGCGGATCGGCCTTCATCACCGAAACCCGCGCCGCCGCAAAGGCGGCAGGGATCACCCTGTTCGACGTGAACGACCGCGACCAGGGCATCACGCATGTGATCTCGCCCGAACTGGGCATCGTCCTGCCCGGCCTCACCCTCGTCGCGCCTGACAGCCATACCTGCACGCAAGGCGCGCTGGGCGCGCTGGCCTGGGGCATCGGCTCCAGCGAGGCCGAACATGCCATGGCGACCGGCGTGCTGAGGCTGGACCGTCCGAAGACGATGCGCGTCACCTACCGGGGCAAGCTGGCGCCAGGCGTCACTGCCAAGGACATGGTGCTTGCCCTGATCGCCGTGCACGGCGCAGGCGGCGGCGCGGGCCATGTCGTGGAATTCGCGGGCGAGGCGGTGCGCGCCCTCGATATCGAGGCGCGCATGACCCTGTGCAACATGGCCACCGAATTCGCGGCCATGACCGGGATCATCGCGCCCGATGCCCGGACTTTCGAATATCTCGCCGACCGCCGCTATGCGCCCGAAAGTTTCGACGAGCCTTACTGGCACACGCTGCGCACCGATGACGGCGCCCGCTTCGACCGCGAGATCGAGATCGACGCCGCCGCGCTTGCGCCGATGGTAAGCTGGGGCACCAGCCCGGAACACGCGATGCCGGTGGATGGCACCGTTCCGCAGGGGCCGCCGCGCGCGCACGAATATATCGGCCTCGATGCAGGCGCGCCGCTGCTGGGCACGCCGATCGACGTCGCCTTCATCGGTTCCTGCACCAATGCCCGCATTTCTGACCTGCGCCGCGCCGCCGCGATGCTGAAGGGGCACCATATCGCGCCTTCTATCCGCAAGGCCCTGGTGGTGCCGGGCAGCTCCGCAGTAAAGCGCGCCGCAGAGGCCGAAGGGCTCGACGCCATCTTTACCGCCGCCGGGTTCGAGTGGCGCGCCAGCGGCTGTTCACTGTGCTTCTTCGCGGGCGGCGAAAGTTTCCCCGAAGGCAGCCGCACCGTCAGCAGTACCAACCGCAACTTCGAAGGCCGGCAGGGGCCGGGCATCCGTACCCATATCGCCAGCCCCGAAACCGTGGTCGCCAGCGCCATCGCGGGCGTGATCGCGGACCCTCGAAAGCTGATGGCAGGGAAACTGATGCCATGA
- a CDS encoding zinc-binding dehydrogenase yields the protein MSETYRAIRLTRIAPSFREGSEIVELPLTAPGPGEIRVRNLHCGVNAIFDTQIARNAVDYVKIALPTFTGVEAIGTVEAVGADVTDYAPGDAAVTVRFTGGYREANVGAAAQFAKAPAATREYLALASTGVSALVALERIGELKEGETIAISAAAGGLGHLLVQLAVLKGARVIGVAGGPAKCAFVASLGADRVIDYKSEDVDAVLAAEYPGGLDVAVDTVSGAIFDAFLAHLANHGRLVVGGAASDLEGRPEVVTGPRIAHAIYYKGASVRGFMNGLLTPHWAEARERLFALYAQGKLKVHFDDEPHTGIEGVFGAVERLLSGRSMGKVVVDLTPEQAI from the coding sequence ATGAGCGAAACCTACCGTGCCATCCGGCTGACACGCATCGCCCCTTCGTTTCGCGAGGGCAGCGAGATCGTGGAACTACCGCTAACCGCGCCCGGCCCCGGCGAGATTCGCGTGCGCAACCTGCACTGCGGCGTCAACGCCATCTTCGACACCCAGATCGCCCGCAACGCGGTGGATTACGTGAAGATCGCCCTGCCCACGTTCACAGGCGTGGAGGCGATCGGCACGGTCGAGGCAGTCGGTGCGGACGTGACCGATTATGCCCCCGGCGACGCGGCCGTGACCGTGCGCTTCACCGGCGGTTACCGCGAGGCCAATGTCGGTGCCGCAGCCCAGTTTGCCAAGGCTCCTGCGGCCACCCGCGAATATCTCGCACTGGCCTCCACCGGCGTTTCCGCGCTTGTCGCGCTGGAACGCATCGGCGAGCTGAAGGAAGGCGAGACCATTGCCATTTCGGCAGCCGCAGGCGGGCTTGGCCATTTGCTGGTCCAGCTTGCCGTGCTCAAGGGCGCGCGGGTGATCGGCGTGGCGGGCGGCCCGGCGAAATGCGCCTTCGTGGCCTCGCTCGGCGCTGACCGGGTCATCGACTACAAGTCCGAAGACGTGGATGCCGTGCTTGCGGCTGAATATCCCGGCGGCCTCGATGTGGCAGTGGACACCGTCAGCGGCGCGATCTTCGATGCATTCCTGGCCCATCTGGCAAACCATGGACGTCTCGTGGTCGGCGGCGCTGCTTCCGACCTCGAAGGCAGGCCCGAAGTCGTCACCGGCCCGCGGATCGCCCACGCCATCTACTACAAAGGCGCATCGGTGCGCGGCTTTATGAACGGCCTGCTCACGCCCCACTGGGCGGAAGCGCGCGAACGGCTGTTCGCGCTCTATGCCCAAGGCAAGTTGAAGGTCCATTTCGACGACGAACCACACACCGGCATCGAAGGCGTTTTTGGCGCTGTAGAACGCCTGCTTTCCGGCCGTTCAATGGGCAAGGTCGTGGTCGACCTCACCCCCGAGCAGGCCATTTGA
- a CDS encoding FAD-binding oxidoreductase — translation MSDSQTFEQNPTRIAPCPADLRAALEAIVGPDNVSADDARLRLFSEDVWTRADHVAMLAVAPATTAELAAVVKAANEAGVAIAPRGAGMSYTESYLPVTDDTVTIDTTRMNQVLKVSPEDMTVTVQCGCTWLALNEALKPHGLRTPFWGPMSGIYSTIGGGLSQLNAMFGAGHYGTSSESVIAVTMVLADGRMLRTGARGPDGDTPHYRHFGPDLAGLFCGDSGTLGLKAEVTFRLIRTPQFEDSVSFSFPDGEVMVKALAEMTRAGIASETCGFDPGLTKVRMRRMSLASDMKTLGKVVAKEKSLGKGLLAAARIAMGGRDFIPEDDYPLHITAEGRCKESVAADLATAREIAKRFGGTEIENSIAKVIRAMPFPAPNSILGPEGESWVPVHGQASLSTAPAMFAEIRAYFDSMKARFDALGIHNGFLFSSLSTNAIVIEPVFFWPEGYRPVHASMVEPDHLKRLKQLGAAPEATAMVTEAREQVKAICKKYGAAHFQIGRAYPYRETRDPAFLDVLDAVKTVMDPKGLFNPGGLGFPQGKIAARQGAAAR, via the coding sequence ATGTCCGACAGCCAGACCTTCGAGCAGAACCCCACCAGGATCGCTCCCTGCCCCGCCGATCTGCGCGCCGCTCTGGAAGCGATCGTCGGGCCGGACAACGTCAGCGCCGATGACGCCCGCTTGCGCCTGTTCAGCGAGGACGTGTGGACCCGCGCCGATCATGTCGCGATGCTGGCAGTCGCCCCGGCGACCACCGCTGAACTCGCCGCCGTGGTCAAAGCCGCCAACGAAGCGGGCGTTGCCATCGCCCCGCGCGGCGCGGGCATGAGCTACACCGAAAGCTACCTGCCGGTCACCGACGATACCGTCACCATCGACACGACCCGCATGAACCAGGTTCTGAAGGTCAGCCCCGAGGACATGACCGTCACCGTCCAGTGCGGCTGCACGTGGCTGGCCCTCAACGAAGCGCTGAAGCCCCACGGACTGCGTACGCCTTTCTGGGGCCCGATGTCGGGCATTTATTCCACCATCGGCGGCGGCCTTTCGCAGCTCAACGCCATGTTCGGCGCGGGCCACTACGGAACCTCCAGCGAGAGCGTGATCGCGGTGACCATGGTGCTGGCGGACGGCCGGATGCTGCGCACCGGCGCACGCGGGCCTGACGGCGACACCCCGCACTACCGCCACTTCGGCCCCGACCTTGCCGGGCTGTTCTGCGGCGATTCCGGCACGCTGGGCCTCAAGGCCGAAGTGACCTTCCGCCTGATCCGCACCCCACAGTTCGAGGATTCGGTCTCGTTCTCGTTCCCGGACGGCGAGGTCATGGTCAAGGCGCTGGCGGAAATGACCCGTGCCGGCATCGCATCGGAAACCTGCGGCTTCGACCCCGGCCTCACCAAGGTTCGCATGCGCCGCATGTCGCTGGCCAGCGACATGAAGACGCTGGGCAAGGTCGTCGCCAAGGAGAAATCGCTGGGCAAGGGCCTGCTCGCCGCCGCCAGGATCGCCATGGGCGGACGCGACTTCATTCCCGAGGACGACTATCCCCTGCACATCACGGCGGAAGGCCGCTGCAAGGAATCCGTCGCCGCGGACCTGGCCACCGCGCGCGAGATCGCCAAGCGCTTTGGCGGCACCGAGATAGAAAACTCCATCGCCAAGGTCATCCGCGCGATGCCCTTCCCGGCACCCAATTCCATCCTTGGCCCCGAGGGCGAAAGCTGGGTGCCGGTACACGGACAGGCCTCGCTTTCCACGGCGCCTGCCATGTTCGCCGAAATTCGCGCGTACTTCGATTCGATGAAGGCGCGTTTCGACGCACTGGGCATCCACAACGGCTTCCTGTTCTCTTCGCTTTCCACCAATGCGATCGTCATCGAGCCGGTGTTCTTCTGGCCCGAAGGCTACCGCCCCGTGCATGCATCGATGGTAGAGCCGGACCATCTCAAGCGCCTCAAGCAACTTGGCGCCGCGCCGGAGGCGACCGCCATGGTCACCGAGGCCCGCGAACAGGTGAAGGCGATCTGCAAGAAATACGGCGCCGCCCATTTCCAAATCGGCCGCGCCTATCCCTATCGCGAGACTCGCGACCCGGCTTTCCTCGACGTGCTCGACGCGGTGAAGACCGTGATGGACCCCAAGGGCCTGTTCAATCCAGGCGGCCTTGGCTTCCCTCAGGGCAAGATCGCCGCTCGGCAGGGAGCCGCCGCACGATGA
- a CDS encoding FAD-dependent oxidoreductase: MSQPFEITVPVLVVGGGACGCIAALSAQEAGAQVLLVEQDERPMGSTGMSQGLICAAGTKSQADHGIEDDADRYYADIIAKTRGLTDPVLARAIADHAGPTVDWMVEALAMPWQLDTGFRPAYGNSAYRVHGWRGHSGQDMVDLLHRRLDDAGVDVLLGARLSEVHADENGRILGVSLSRPDGSVERIGCGALVLACGGFAANHAMVARYMPEMAHARNNGHEGSQGTAVRVGEQLGAMLGDMGAYQGYAMLTEPQGIPVPPGVPVEGGVLVNMAGERFVDETADIAGMVHPVLAQEGDHVWVVFDTRIEAAADYIPEMQQLKALNALKKADSVADLAEAIRVPASALETALAEAKAAQGEGRPDALGRLWGDDMPPSGSYRALKVVGAIFHTQGGLQINGEARVVRGDGSPLPNLFAGGGAARSVSGPAHWGYLPAMGLATAVTFGRLAGQAAARTALTCDEAAFSDR, translated from the coding sequence ATGAGCCAGCCGTTTGAAATCACCGTCCCCGTGCTGGTGGTCGGCGGCGGCGCCTGCGGCTGCATTGCGGCGCTTTCAGCCCAGGAAGCCGGCGCGCAAGTGCTGCTGGTGGAACAGGACGAACGGCCGATGGGATCGACCGGCATGTCTCAGGGACTCATCTGCGCGGCCGGTACGAAATCGCAGGCCGACCACGGCATAGAAGACGATGCCGACCGCTATTATGCCGATATCATCGCCAAGACGCGGGGGCTGACCGATCCGGTTCTCGCCCGCGCTATCGCCGACCATGCGGGGCCAACGGTGGACTGGATGGTCGAGGCTCTCGCCATGCCGTGGCAACTCGATACCGGCTTTCGTCCGGCCTATGGCAACAGCGCCTACCGCGTCCATGGCTGGCGCGGCCATAGCGGGCAGGACATGGTTGACCTGCTTCACCGGCGGCTGGACGATGCAGGCGTGGACGTCCTTCTGGGCGCCCGGCTCAGCGAAGTTCACGCCGACGAAAACGGACGGATACTGGGCGTTTCGCTGTCCCGGCCCGATGGTTCGGTTGAGCGTATAGGCTGCGGCGCGCTTGTGCTCGCCTGCGGCGGCTTTGCGGCCAACCACGCCATGGTCGCACGCTACATGCCGGAAATGGCCCATGCCCGAAACAACGGCCACGAAGGCAGTCAGGGCACCGCTGTGCGCGTGGGCGAGCAGCTTGGCGCCATGCTCGGCGACATGGGCGCTTATCAGGGATATGCCATGCTCACCGAACCGCAGGGAATCCCGGTTCCGCCAGGCGTTCCGGTAGAGGGCGGCGTGCTCGTAAACATGGCGGGCGAGCGTTTCGTCGACGAAACCGCCGATATCGCTGGCATGGTGCACCCGGTGCTGGCGCAGGAAGGCGATCACGTATGGGTCGTTTTCGACACGCGGATCGAGGCCGCCGCCGATTATATCCCTGAAATGCAGCAGCTTAAAGCGCTCAACGCTCTGAAAAAGGCCGATAGCGTCGCTGATCTGGCCGAAGCCATCCGCGTGCCTGCCAGCGCACTTGAAACCGCGCTGGCGGAAGCGAAAGCGGCGCAGGGCGAAGGTCGGCCCGATGCCCTGGGACGCCTGTGGGGCGATGACATGCCTCCCTCGGGAAGCTACCGCGCGCTCAAGGTCGTCGGCGCGATTTTCCATACCCAGGGCGGTTTGCAGATAAACGGCGAGGCGCGCGTGGTGCGCGGCGACGGTTCCCCTTTGCCCAATCTTTTCGCCGGCGGCGGCGCTGCGCGCTCGGTCTCTGGCCCCGCGCATTGGGGCTACCTGCCCGCGATGGGGCTTGCCACGGCGGTGACGTTCGGGCGCCTCGCGGGCCAAGCCGCAGCGCGGACCGCGCTTACCTGCGACGAGGCCGCATTCTCCGACAGGTGA